The DNA window ACCAGGTGCTGAACTGGATGAAGGAACGCGGGTTCGCCTTTGCGCGCGTTACCGCCTCGGCCCGAGTCGATTCGGTATTCAGTACGGCCGACGTTCAGTATGTGATCGAGCCCGGGCCCGTCACTCATTTCGCCGACGTCGTTATCGAAGGCAACACGTCCGTGGCGGACCGCATTCTGATTCGAGAACTTCCCTTTCGAAGCGGAGAGATCTACTCGAACAAGAAAGTTTCGCAAGGGCAGCAGGATATCTTTGGACTCCGGCTGTTCCGCGTGGCCCTGTCTGATATTCCGGATCAGCCCGTCGATAGTACGGTCACGGTACGATACCGGGTGAGAGAGGCAAAACTCCGGTTTCTTACAGGTCAGTCGGGCTACTCGCGAGAAGACGGCGTGGCACTGCAAGGTGAATGGCGCCACCGCAATTTTCTAGGCGCCGCTCGCAACTTCGCCGTGAGCACAATCGCACAAACCGGATGGCTCGCTAGCGCAGGCGACAATGTGACTCCGCGGCTGTTCAACTTCTCGGTGAGCATTGGTCAACCCTATCTGTTTTCACGCAGATTGTCGGGCAGTCTTTCACCATTCGTGCAGTTCGAGCGTGACCCGAATCTTCGGGAGAGTGGGCGCACACTTGGTATCAACCGGCGGGACGTCGGCTTCGTCACATCCGTCGTCTATCAGAAGTACACGTTCAGACCAATCTCGGTCGGTTACACGTTCGTTCGATCGCTTCAATACACATCTCAGCGCGAAGACGTGACCATCGAACAAAAGGACGTGTTCAACAAGAGCGTCCTGTCTCTTTCGGGGACGTTCGGGAAGCTCGACAACTACCTGAGTCCGAGAGAGGGGTACCTGTTTCAACCTTATGTCGAGAGCGCCGAGGCGCTGCTCGGATCCGCTATTGAGTACATCAAGCTTGGCACGGAGGCGCAGGCCTTTGTACCCATCACGAAGCGGTGGTCGATCGGAACAAGAATTCAAATCGGTCGGCTATGGCCACTCGAATCAACTCTGGAGCGACTTGACAGCGGAGACCCGCTGTTCGAAGACCGATTCGATCCGATTCTTTTCTATTCCGGCGGAGCTGTAGATGTACGCGGCTGGAACACCGGATTGCTTGGCGCCAAGACGGCGCGACAGGCCGGCGAGGAGGATACTCGAATTGTGTACGAAGCAGCCGGAGGACGAACACGCCTTGCCATCAACATGGAACTCAAGTACACACTTCCTGGATATGGCAGGAAGTGGCAGCTCGCCAGTTTCGCGGATGCCGGTCAGGTGTCGTCGCGCGAGGTGACCCTCACAGACGGATCGTCCGTAATCGTTGACGACGGTCGCATCCGGCTGAACAACATGTACTACGCGGTCGGAACCGGCGTCCGATACCGGACGCCGGTCGGTCTGGTAAGACTTGACCTCGCGTTCAAACTCAACCCTTCAACAAAGGACCTGCTATCGCCGGAGGACGCCTACAACGGCATCGATAACGAGAGATTCTCGCGGCGATTCAACCTCCACCTCAGCATCGGTCAGACGTTTTAGCTGTTAATGCCGAAACACGACATTCAACATAACAGCACCGAAGACGCGGGACTTCTGCCCGACGCGAAATCCCGCCGGTGGACACGAAAACTTGTTCGAACCTTTTTTCGTCTGACTCTGGCCGTCCTGACCATCATCATCCTGATGCTCCTTCTTCTGGAAGTCGACGCGGTGGTGGACAGCGGAGGGCGGTGGGCACTCCGGAAGTACAACCCGTTCGTGAATGCTGCGATGGATTTTCGTGAGGCGTCGGGCGGTGTAATGTCTGGCCTGCACGTGAGCGACGTATCGCTCCACGACGATGCCGGAGACACGCTGGTGTCGGTGGCACAACTGTCCGGAAAGATCGGACTGTGGCGCCTGCTGCGAGGGGAAGTCGCGCTTTCGGACGTTGACATTGAGCGGCCCCGGGTTGTCATGACGCAACTCCCTGACAGTTCGTGGAACCTGATCAACGTTCTGCCGGCTGATACGACAGACGAATCGACCCCACTTTCGATCCGGGGACTGACGCTGCTGTCGGGAACTGCCCGTGCATCGTTCTACAACCGTGATCGCGACTCAACGCTGCGAGTTCACGACCTGAACTTTGTTCTTCAAAACCTGCGGTCACCGGCGACAGCCTTTGACATTGACTCCGCGCGTGTTCGGTTTAGTCCTCCGGGCACCTCAGATACCGTAAAAGTCTTTCTGAGCGGCACGCTGAGGGATCGCGCTCTTGATCTGGTGGCGCTTGAATTGACATCGTCCGTAAGCGACCTGAAGGCGAGCGGACGGGTGGCCTTTACCGGCCAGGACCAGGATTTCCGGGATCTGGATTTCTCCCTGGCGGCCGCACCGCTGGGTTTTCGAGACATTCAGGCCTTCGTGCCAGATCTCAATCCGGATGCAACTCTCAATGCTGATCTGCAGATCGATGGGTCCTCCGACCTGCTGGATATATCCGGTGATTTCACGTTCGGAGATGGTGCGACGGTGGTGCTGCGCGGAAACGCGTCACCGCCATCGGCGTCTGCTCTCGCATATCGGTTTACAGCCCGTGTTGACGCCGTCGATCCGAACTACGTCCTGCGTTCAAAGGAGCCGGCGCAATCACGCCTGACCGCCGATGTGGATGTTGACCTCACCGGCACATCAATAGACGATTTGTCCGGCTACATCCGAATGGACATGGAGCCGTTTCGGTACGGCACCTTTGAGATATCCCCGGCAATTGTTGACGCCAAACTGGTTCGCGGCGAGCTCGACCTGCAAGCGGCCGGCACGGTGAACGGGTCGAGACTCTCGGTGAACGGCTCGGGCCGACCCCTGGATGACGCCCCCACCTATCGGGCTGCGGTCACTGTATCAGGCCTGAACGTAGCGCGGTTCGGGAGCGCCCGGGACAAATCGGATCTCAACGGACGAATGATACTGGACCTGCAGGGACAAGACCTGATGTCGATGAACGGGACAGCCCGAATGACATTGCTCCCCTCGAACTGGAATTCCGTGCCGGTGTCATCGCCGGCGACCAGCGCGACAATCCGCGACGGCGTGATTCGTGTTGCGACAGCGGGCTCAGTGGGCGACGGGCGATTCGATGGAGCCGGACAGATCGCGATGGACCCACCAATCGCGGTTGTCATCGACCGGCTCGCCGTGCAGAAGATCGATTTTACCGCCCTGTCC is part of the Rhodothermales bacterium genome and encodes:
- a CDS encoding BamA/TamA family outer membrane protein; this translates as QVLNWMKERGFAFARVTASARVDSVFSTADVQYVIEPGPVTHFADVVIEGNTSVADRILIRELPFRSGEIYSNKKVSQGQQDIFGLRLFRVALSDIPDQPVDSTVTVRYRVREAKLRFLTGQSGYSREDGVALQGEWRHRNFLGAARNFAVSTIAQTGWLASAGDNVTPRLFNFSVSIGQPYLFSRRLSGSLSPFVQFERDPNLRESGRTLGINRRDVGFVTSVVYQKYTFRPISVGYTFVRSLQYTSQREDVTIEQKDVFNKSVLSLSGTFGKLDNYLSPREGYLFQPYVESAEALLGSAIEYIKLGTEAQAFVPITKRWSIGTRIQIGRLWPLESTLERLDSGDPLFEDRFDPILFYSGGAVDVRGWNTGLLGAKTARQAGEEDTRIVYEAAGGRTRLAINMELKYTLPGYGRKWQLASFADAGQVSSREVTLTDGSSVIVDDGRIRLNNMYYAVGTGVRYRTPVGLVRLDLAFKLNPSTKDLLSPEDAYNGIDNERFSRRFNLHLSIGQTF